A genome region from Cucurbita pepo subsp. pepo cultivar mu-cu-16 chromosome LG02, ASM280686v2, whole genome shotgun sequence includes the following:
- the LOC111788954 gene encoding transcription factor MYB20-like yields the protein MGRQPCCEKVGLKKGPWTAEEDKKLINFILSNGQCCWRAVPKLAGLLRCGKSCRLRWTNYLRPDLKRGLLSDFEEKMVIDLHAQLGNRWSKIASHLPGRTDNEIKNHWNTHIKKKLRKMGIDPQTHKPISSPTVQLQPDVERSSNSLVVTDVEEEQATTCMNVIESQAILDPCIPSSSSSSSSSSSPSTSNPIGFEDLKLPDFDWLYCNDMSNNGSDVGFWEDDFSSWDFLVGHEDGEVPIFQESWPCGLL from the exons ATGGGAAGGCAGCCATGCTGTGAGAAGGTAGGGTTGAAGAAAGGGCCATGGACAGCTGAGGAAGACAAGAAGCTCATCAACTTCATCCTCTCAAATGGGCAGTGTTGTTGGAGGGCTGTCCCGAAACTTGCCGGCCTTTTGCGATGCGGGAAAAGTTGCAGACTTCGATGGACTAATTACCTAAGGCCCGACCTTAAACGAGGCCTTCTCTCTGATTTCGAAGAGAAAATGGTCATTGACCTCCATGCTCAACTCGGAAACAG atgGTCTAAGATTGCTTCCCATCTTCCTGGAAGAACCGACAATGAGATAAAGAATCATTGGAACACTCACATTAAAAAGAAGCTAAGAAAAATGGGCATCGACCCTCAAACGCACAAACCTATCTCCTCCCCAACGGTTCAACTTCAACCCGATGTAGAGAGATCATCAAACTCATTGGTTGTCACTGACGTCGAAGAGGAACAAGCAACAACGTGCATGAATGTCATTGAGTCTCAAGCAATTCTAGATCCTTGTATTCCTTCCTCGtcgtcttcgtcttcttcatcttcgtcTCCTTCAACCTCGAATCCAATTGGGTTTGAAGACCTCAAGCTCCCCGATTTCGATTGGTTATATTGCAACGACATGAGTAATAATGGCAGTGATGTCGGATTTTGGGAAGATGATTTTAGTAGTTGGGATTTCTTGGTTGGTCATGAGGACGGTGAAGTGCCAATTTTCCAAGAATCTTGGCCTTGTGGATTACTATGA